A genomic region of Clavibacter michiganensis subsp. insidiosus contains the following coding sequences:
- a CDS encoding carboxypeptidase regulatory-like domain-containing protein, which yields MTTARRRALVGLLSLALVASAQAGMATSAIAADAPAGTAAVGTTAVTFTTAPQPSITGTAQVGSTLFAVTGTWAPQPDSFTFKWWSNGVAISGATGSAYTLVAADAAKKITLTVTANKSGYTSLAKSSAATATVAAAPSPVAFTTIPTPTITGTPKVGTPLTAAPGTWAPVPTTFAYRWFVANVAVTGATGSTYTPVAADVGKRITVTVTGSRSGYTTAAKTSAASAAVVAAPVTTPSTFTTVPTPTLSGTAQVGSTLTAAPGTWAPVPTTFSYRWFVANVAVPGATASTYAPVAADLGKRITVTVTGARSGYTSASKTSAASAAVVASPAAKAFAVASSPTITGTVAVGGVLTAATGSWSPAPAFSYQWSAGSTAISGATGSTYTLGTADLGKTITVTITAKATGYITTTRTSAATAAVGKPAITSAQPVIVGDAKVGQTLRVVPNAWAPRPAFTYVWYANDVKISGATAQDYTPMTADIGKRITATAIGTATGYTTTARTSAKTAAVVAANVELPQQPWTGRVVGNVYLDSMSPQNLITEGSIALEPAGFPDGGGWDITADGFTITDVEPGEYALHAFVPVAGDYLIQYYGQTNEIDDAQTFAVLADSTVRVDVVLKRYASISGTATSAAGEPVAGVSVQAFRAGGDGRFEDYTTTDDNGRYTLRNIEPGQYKVQFGAYSSPEDGFLEEWYGETDDRAAATVVSVPQWGQAAINVSVKLDAGARMYGSVSGAGGSRLADARVYLVPTSSAVQGIVPSSARSVSTDQWGSFSITGLDAGDYYVYVSADRASAPAYTAQWVGGTGTLATASVYRATRGTQMSSVYAQLAVSPSVTASVTGLAAAGWDSDYAVVNLYQGGVIKYSGYSWYGAGAFIKDIAPGTYQVAVTYHRGEERKAYWWNGGVYADKSEIVVRAGDSISIVAKAITRVAPAGARLVR from the coding sequence ATGACAACCGCACGCCGACGCGCCCTCGTCGGCCTTCTCTCGCTCGCCCTCGTGGCCTCCGCGCAGGCGGGCATGGCGACCAGCGCCATCGCCGCCGACGCGCCCGCCGGCACCGCCGCCGTCGGCACAACCGCCGTCACCTTCACCACCGCGCCCCAGCCGTCGATCACCGGCACCGCGCAGGTCGGCTCCACCCTCTTCGCCGTGACAGGCACCTGGGCGCCGCAGCCCGACTCCTTCACGTTCAAGTGGTGGAGCAACGGGGTCGCGATCTCCGGCGCCACCGGATCCGCGTACACGCTCGTCGCCGCGGACGCGGCCAAGAAGATCACGCTGACCGTGACCGCGAACAAGTCCGGCTACACGTCGCTCGCCAAGTCGAGCGCCGCGACCGCGACGGTCGCAGCCGCGCCCTCCCCCGTCGCCTTCACGACCATCCCGACGCCGACGATCACAGGGACGCCGAAGGTCGGCACGCCGCTCACCGCGGCCCCCGGCACGTGGGCGCCCGTGCCGACGACCTTCGCGTACCGCTGGTTCGTGGCGAACGTCGCCGTCACCGGCGCGACCGGCTCCACCTACACGCCCGTCGCGGCCGACGTCGGCAAGCGCATCACGGTCACCGTGACCGGCAGCCGCTCGGGCTACACGACCGCCGCGAAGACCAGCGCGGCGAGCGCCGCCGTCGTGGCAGCGCCCGTCACCACGCCGTCGACCTTCACCACCGTCCCGACGCCGACCCTCAGCGGGACGGCCCAGGTCGGCTCGACCCTGACGGCCGCTCCCGGCACCTGGGCGCCCGTGCCGACGACGTTCTCCTACCGCTGGTTCGTCGCGAACGTCGCCGTCCCCGGCGCCACCGCCTCGACCTACGCGCCCGTCGCCGCCGACCTCGGCAAGAGGATCACCGTCACCGTCACCGGCGCCCGCTCGGGCTACACGTCGGCCTCGAAGACCAGCGCGGCGAGCGCCGCGGTCGTCGCCTCGCCGGCCGCCAAGGCCTTCGCGGTCGCGTCGTCGCCCACCATCACGGGGACCGTCGCCGTCGGCGGCGTGCTCACCGCGGCCACCGGATCCTGGTCCCCCGCTCCCGCCTTCAGCTACCAGTGGTCGGCAGGCAGCACCGCGATCTCCGGCGCCACCGGCTCGACCTACACGCTCGGTACGGCCGACCTCGGCAAGACGATCACGGTCACCATCACCGCGAAGGCCACCGGCTACATCACGACCACCCGCACGAGCGCCGCCACCGCGGCGGTCGGAAAGCCGGCGATCACGTCGGCGCAGCCGGTCATCGTGGGCGATGCGAAGGTGGGCCAGACGCTGCGCGTGGTGCCCAACGCGTGGGCGCCACGACCCGCCTTCACGTACGTCTGGTACGCGAACGACGTGAAGATCAGCGGCGCGACCGCGCAGGACTACACGCCCATGACGGCGGACATCGGCAAGCGCATCACCGCGACCGCGATCGGCACGGCCACCGGATACACGACGACGGCGCGCACCAGCGCCAAGACGGCCGCGGTGGTCGCGGCGAACGTGGAGCTCCCGCAGCAGCCCTGGACGGGACGGGTGGTCGGGAACGTCTACCTCGACTCCATGAGCCCGCAGAACCTCATCACGGAGGGCAGCATCGCGCTGGAGCCCGCGGGCTTCCCCGACGGCGGCGGGTGGGACATCACCGCCGACGGATTCACCATCACCGACGTGGAGCCGGGCGAGTACGCGCTGCACGCCTTCGTCCCGGTGGCCGGCGACTACCTGATCCAGTACTACGGGCAGACGAACGAGATCGACGATGCCCAGACGTTCGCGGTGCTGGCGGACAGCACGGTCCGGGTCGACGTGGTGCTCAAGCGCTACGCGTCGATCAGCGGCACCGCGACGAGCGCGGCCGGCGAACCTGTCGCCGGCGTGTCCGTACAAGCGTTCCGCGCAGGCGGTGACGGCCGCTTCGAGGACTACACGACGACCGACGACAACGGTCGGTACACGCTACGGAACATCGAGCCAGGCCAGTACAAGGTGCAGTTCGGGGCGTACAGCTCGCCCGAGGACGGCTTCCTCGAAGAGTGGTACGGAGAGACCGACGACAGGGCTGCTGCCACCGTCGTCTCCGTCCCTCAGTGGGGCCAGGCCGCCATCAACGTGAGCGTCAAGCTCGACGCGGGTGCTCGCATGTACGGCTCGGTCTCCGGCGCCGGCGGATCACGGCTCGCAGATGCCCGCGTCTATCTCGTACCAACGTCGAGCGCAGTGCAGGGGATCGTGCCCTCGAGCGCCCGCAGCGTCTCGACTGATCAGTGGGGGAGCTTCTCCATCACGGGTCTCGACGCGGGTGACTACTACGTGTACGTGAGTGCGGACCGCGCGTCCGCGCCGGCGTACACCGCACAGTGGGTCGGCGGGACCGGCACGCTGGCGACGGCATCCGTCTACCGCGCGACGCGTGGCACCCAGATGTCGAGCGTGTACGCGCAGCTCGCTGTCAGTCCGTCCGTCACGGCGTCGGTGACCGGCCTCGCGGCAGCGGGATG